One Brassica napus cultivar Da-Ae chromosome C2, Da-Ae, whole genome shotgun sequence DNA window includes the following coding sequences:
- the LOC106388188 gene encoding protein ILITYHIA isoform X1: MATPLECLLSIAGSVSTSSTLVRVRIFRHEIPQFLQNFDMSSDIATVLVDIIFQTLAIYDDRASRKAVDDLVVKGLANVTFMKAFAALLVQVMEKELKSCFSIVCYRLLAWSCLLLGKSQFATVSRNGFVRVASAQPSLLGVVMESSFRMRRACKRFMFHLFSQSQAVYNAYMDELKNSRIPYKDTPELLGLLIEFTCPSPALFEQSKAIFVDIYVKDVLNSREKLKQNICKCFQPLLLRLSHEEFQTVILPAALKMLKRNPEIVLESVGLLLASVNIDLSKYALELLPVILPQARHMDEDRRLGALSMVRCLSEKSSNPDTIEAMFASVKAVIGGSEGRLQSPHQRIGMLTAVQELATAPEGKYIGSLSRTVCSFLIACYKDEGNEDVKLSILSALDSWVSRSSDAVQPNFVSFIAAGLKEKEALRRGHLRCLRIICRNPDTISQISDLLSPLIQLVKTGFTKAVQRLDGMYALLIVSKIAACDIKAEDTMVKEKLWTLISQHEPSLVQINMASKLSSDDCVLCVELLEVLLVEHSSRVLEAFSVKPLSQLLLFLLCHSSWNVRRSAYNCVTKIFHTTPQLATTLLDDFSGFLSLTQEKIVSSRTSDRDNSVDHQAPLVPSVEVLVKALIVISSAAVAGPPSSWIERAIFCSHHPIIVGTGKRDAVWKRLQKCLKTCGLDVATFLSTNGQSVCKRLLGPMGLMSPRTSEQQAAVYALSTMMSLAPEDTFTVFKMHMQELPDRLSHDMLSMTDIKIFQTPEGMLSSEQGVYVAETIGAKHTKPETISNQSLKKGLASRDAANSGRRDNTKLTKKADKGKTPKEEARELMLKEEASIREKVHMIQKNLSLVLHALGEMGLANPVFCHSQLPSLARFLDPLLRSHIVGDAAFENMVKLARCTVQPLCNWALEIATALRLIAIDEVDASSDFRPSVDKAGKTYEGLFERIVNGLSVSCKSSPLPVDTFTFIFPILERILLSSKRTTLHDDVLRILYMHLDPMLPLPRLRMISVLYHVLGVVPAYQASIGPALNELCLGLQADDVANALYGVYSKDVHVRMACLNAVKCIPAVSKYSLPQNVDIATNIWIAVHDPEKSVAETADDIWARYGYDLGTDYSGIFKALSHINLNVRLAAAEALAAALHESPTSIQLSLSTLFSLYIRDATTSGEDVIHAGWIGRQGIALALQSAADVLTTKDLPAVMTFLISRALADPNPDVRGRMINAGIMIIDKHGKENVSLLFPIFENYLNKKVCSTSNLKLASDEEAYDLVREGVVIFTGALAKHLAKDDPKVLTVVEKLLEVLDTPSESVQRAVSTCLSPLVQSKKEDSPALFSRLLDKLMKSDKYGERRGAAFGLAGVVMGFGISSLKQYGLVVTLQEALIDRNLAKRREGALLAFECLCEKLGKLFEPYVIKMLPLLLVSFSDQVGAVREAAECAARAMMSHLSAYGVKLVLPSLLKGLEDKAWRTKQSSVQLLGAMAFCNPQQLSQCLPRVVPKLTEVLTDTHPKVQSAGQLALQQVGSVIKNPEISSLVPTLLLALTDPNEYTRHSLDILLQTTFVNSVDAPSLALLVPIVHRGLRERSSETKKKASQIVGNMCSLVTEPKDMIPYIGLLLPEVKKVLVDPIPEVRSVAARAVGSLIRGMGEDNFPDLVPWLFETLKSDTSNVERSGAAQGLSEVLAALGTEYFENVLPDLIRHCSHQKASVRDGYLTLFKFLPRSLGAQFQNYLQLVLPAILDGLADENESVRDAALGAGHVLVEHHAITSLPLLLPAVEDGIFNDNWRIRQSSVELLGDLLFKVAGTSGKALLEGGSDDEGASTEAQGRAIIDILGMDKRNEVLAALYMVRTDVSLSVRQAALHVWKTIVANTPKTLKEIMPILMSTLISSLASPSSERRQVAGRSLGELVRKLGERVLPLIIPILAKGLKDPDVDKRQGVCIGLNEVMASAGRSQLLSFMDQLIPTIRTALCDSSLEVRESAGLAFSTLYKSAGLQAMDEIIPTLLEALEDDEMSNTALDGLKQIISVRTAAVLPHILPKLVHLPLSALNAHAIGALAEVAGAGFNTHLGTILPALLSAMGDENKEVQELAQEAAQRVVLVIDEEGVETLLSELLKGVSDSQASIRRSSSYLIGYFFKSSKLYLVDEAPNMISTLIVMLSDSDSTTVAVSWEALARVIGSVPKEVLPSYIKLVRDAVSTARDKERRKRKGGYVVISGLCLPKSLKPLLPVFLQGLISGSAELREQAALGLGELIEVTSEEALKEFVIPITGPLIRIIGDRFPWQVKSAILATLIILIQRGGMALKPFLPQLQTTFVKCLQDSTRTIRSSAALALGKLSALSTRIDPLVGDLTTSFVAADSGVREAILSAMRGVIKHAGKSIGPAVRIRIFDLIKELMHNDDDQVRIFATSMLGVLSQYLEAAQVSVLLQEIISLSTSPKWSSRHGSVLCIASLLKHNPSTIMTSSLFSAVLNSLKISLKDEKFPLRETSTKALGRLLLHQLAMEPSSTGRVVIDILSSIVSALHDDSSEVRRRALSSLKAFAKNNPAATIANVSVIGPPLAECLKDGSTPVRLAAERCAMHVFQLTKGAENVQAAQKYITGLDARRLSKLPEQSDDSDDSEDDDGRG; encoded by the exons ATGGCTACTCCTTTGGAGTGTCTTCTCTCCATTGCTGGCTCAGTCTCTACAAGCTCCACTTTAGTCCGGGTCCGGATCTTCCGTCATGAAATCCCTCAGTTTCTCCAGAATTTCG ATATGTCGTCTGATATTGCAACTGTTTTGGTTGACATAATATTCCAAACATTGGCTATATATGATGACCGTGCCTCACGGAAAGCTGTAGATGATTTGGTTGTAAAGGGCTTGGCAAATGTTACCTTTATGAAAGCTTTCGCCGCTCTACTTGTACAAGTTATGGAGAAGGAGTTGAAATCTTGTTTCAGTATCGTCTGTTACCGACTACTAGCGTGGTCATGTCTTCTTCTGGGGAAAAGTCAGTTTGCTACCGTTTCCAGGAATGGTTTTGTTAGGGTAGCATCAGCACAGCCTTCATTACTTGGGGTCGTTATGGAGAGCTCTTTCCGTATGCGGAGGGCTTGTAAGAGATTTATGTTCCATTTGTTCTCTCAG tcacAAGCTGTCTACAATGCATATATGGACGAACTTAAAAATTCTCGGATTCCATATAAGGATACCCCTGAGCTGTTAGGACTACTGATCGAGTTCACCTGTCCGTCTCCTGCTCTGTTTGAACAGTCGAAG GCGATATTTGTTGATATCTATGTTAAAGATGTCCTGAATTCTAGAGAAAAGCTGAAACAAAACATATGTAAATGTTTTCAACCTCTACTTCTGCGCTTGTCACATGAGGAATTCCAAACTGTCATCCTTCCAGCAGCACTTAAAATGTTGAAACGCAACCCCGAAATTGTCCTGGAATCAGTTGGACTTCTATTAGCAAGTGTAAACATCGATTTAAGTAAGTATGCCCTGGAACTGCTACCAGTTATCTTACCACAAGCGCGGCATATGGATGAAGACAGGCGTCTTGGTGCCTTATCAATGGTTAGGTGCTTAAGTGAAAAATCAAGTAATCCTGATACTATAGAAGCAATGTTCGCGTCCGTTAAAGCTGTAATTGGAG GTTCTGAAGGAAGACTTCAATCTCCACATCAAAGAATTGGGATGCTGACTGCAGTGCAAGAACTGGCAACTGCTCCTGAAGGAAAGTATATTGGTTCTTTGTCTAGGACAGTATGCAGCTTTCTCATAGCCTGCTACAAGGACGAAG GAAATGAAGACGTAAAACTTTCAATTTTGTCTGCCTTAGATTCCTGGGTGTCTCGATCTTCTGATGCAGTCCAACCAAACTTTGTTTCTTTCATCGCCGCCGGTCTTAAGGAGAAAGAAGCTCTAAGGCGAGGGCATCTCCGCTGTCTACGGATCATATGCAGAAACCCTGATACAATATCCCAG ATATCAGACTTGCTGTCCCCTTTAATTCAACTTGTAAAGACCGGTTTTACAAAGGCTGTACAACGTCTGGATGGAATGTATGCTCTGCTGATCGTTTCCAAGATTGCTGCTTGTGACATTAAAGCAG AGGATACGATGGTGAAGGAGAAGTTATGGACTTTGATATCCCAACATGAGCCCTCGCTTGTGCAAATTAACATG GCCTCAAAACTATCAAGTGATGATTGTGTTTTATGTGTCGAGCTTCTTGAGGTGCTACTCGTGGAACATTCCTCCAG GGTCTTGGAAGCATTTTCAGTGAAACCACTGTCACAG TTGCTTCTATTTCTACTCTGCCATTCAAGCTGGAATGTCCGTAGATCAGCTTACAATTGTGTTACCAAGATCTTTCACACAACTCCACAGCTTGCCACGACCCTTTTAGACGATTTCTCGGGTTTCCTTTCACTTACTCAGGAAAAAATCGTTTCTTCTAGAACCAG TGACAGAGATAATTCCGTGGATCATCAAGCTCCCCTCGTCCCTTCTGTAGAGGTGTTAGTGAAGGCTTTGATTGTTATTTCATCGGCTGCAGTTGCTGGACCTCCCAGCTCATGGATTGAGCGTGCCATATTTTGCTCACATCATCCAATCATAGTTGGTACTGGAAAAAGAGATGCTGTTTGGAAG AGATTGCAAAAGTGTCTCAAGACTTGTGGTCTTGATGTTGCTACTTTTTTGTCTACCAATGGACAAAGTGTTTGCAAG CGTCTGCTTGGACCAATGGGACTAATGAGTCCGAGAACTTCTGAGCAGCAAGCGGCAGTATATGCCTTGTCCACAATGATGTCTCTGGCCCCAGAGGACACATTTACAGTGTTTAAGATG CATATGCAAGAACTTCCAGATCGGCTCTCTCATGATATGCTTTCGATGACTGACATTAAG ATCTTCCAGACCCCTGAGGGAATGCTTTCAAGTGAGCAAGGTGTTTATGTTGCTGAAACGATTGGTGCCAAGCACACAAAGCCGGAGACG ATTTCTAATCAGTCTCTGAAGAAAGGATTGGCTAGTAGGGATGCTGCAAATTCGGGTAGAAGGGACAATACGAAGTTGACAAAGAAAGCTG ACAAAGGAAAAACGCCAAAGGAAGAGGCACGTGAACTGATGCTCAAAGAGGAGGCCTCCATACGGGAAAAGGTTCACATGATACAAAAAAATCTTTCGCTGGTTCTTCATGCTCTTGGGGAGATGGGTCTTGCTAATCCTGTGTTTTGTCACAGTCAGTTACCGTCTTTG GCCAGGTTTTTGGATCCTTTGCTTCGATCCCATATTGTAGGTGATGCTGCCTTTGAGAACATGGTGAAGCTGGCAAGGTGTACAGTTCAGCCACTGTGTAATTGGGCTCTAGAAATTGCAACTGCTCTGCGTTTGATCGCCATTGATGAAGTTGATGCTTCATCTGATTTTCGACCATCAGTTGACAAGGCTGGGAAAACATATGAGGGTCTTTTTGAGAGGATTGTAAACGGGTTGTCCGTATCTTGTAAATCAAGCCCACTTCCTGTAGATACCTTCACGTTCATCTTCCCG ATACTGGAGCGAATTTTACTGTCATCAAAGCGGACAACGCTTCACGATGATGTGCTTCGCATTCTGTACATGCATCTAGATCCAATGCTGCCACTTCCAAGACTCCGGATGATATCA GTTCTATATCATGTGCTAGGTGTTGTTCCTGCGTATCAAGCATCAATTGGGCCTGCACTGAATGAATTATGTCTTGGATTGCAAGCAGATGATGTCGCAAAT GCGCTCTATGGAGTATATTCAAAAGATGTTCATGTCAGAATGGCCTGCTTAAACGCAGTAAAGTGCATTCCAGCTGTTTCCAAATACTCCCTTCCCCAAAATGTTGATATAGCCACAAACATATGGATAGCTGTACATGATCCTGAAAAG TCAGTGGCTGAAACAGCAGATGATATTTGGGCCCGTTATGGTTATGACTTGGGCACCGATTATTCAGGCATCTTTAAGGCACTTTCTCATATAAATCTAAATGTCCGATTAGCTGCAGCAGAAGCATTGGCTGCTGCACTGCATGAAAGTCCTACGTCAATCCAG CTATCactttctactttattttccCTGTACATTCGTGATGCGACTACGTCTGGTGAGGATGTCATCCATGCTGGTTGGATAGGCAGGCAAGGAATTGCCTTAGCACTGCAATCTGCTGCCGATGTCTTGACAACAAAGGACCTTCCTGCTGTTATGACCTTTTTGATATCCCGGGCTCTG GCTGATCCCAACCCCGATGTTCGTGGAAGGATGATCAATGCTGGTATTATGATTATAGATAAGCATGGCAAAGAAAACGTTTCATTGTTGTTCCCCATCTTCGAGAATTATTTAAATAAGAAGGTCTGTTCTACAAGCAACTTAAAGCTG GCATCAGATGAAGAGGCGTATGATCTGGTTCGTGAGGGTGTTGTTATATTCACTGGAGCATTAGCAAAGCACTTAGCAAAA GATGATCCTAAAGTCCTTACTGTCGTGGAAAAGCTGTTGGAGGTGTTAGATACACCTTCAGAATCTGTTCAGCGTGCAGTCTCAACATGCCTTTCTCCACTTGTGCAATCAAAGAAA GAGGATTCCCCTGCCCTTTTTTCGAGGCTCTTGGATAAGCTAATGAAGAGTGATAAATATGGTGAGCGAAGAGGAGCGGCTTTTGGTCTTGCGGGAGTTGTTATGGGCTTTGGAATTTCTAGCTTGAAGCAATATGGTCTTGTagtcactttgcaagaagctctTATCGACAG AAATCTTGCAAAACGGCGTGAAGGAGCACTGCTTGCATTTGAATGTCTCTGCGAGAAGCTTGGAAAATTATTTGAACC GTATGTGATCAAGATGTTACCCTTGCTTCTGGTGTCGTTCTCTGACCAAGTTGGGGCTGTTCGTGAAGCAGCAGAATGCGCAGCTCGAGCTATGATGTCTCATCTATCCGCATATGGTGTGAAACTTGTCCTTCCTTCTCTACTCAAG GGTCTTGAAGATAAAGCATGGAGAACAAAGCAAAGCAGTGTACAGCTCCTCGGAGCTATGGCATTTTGTAATCCTCAGCAACTGTCTCAATGCCTTCCTAGGGTTGTGCCAAAACTTACAGAG GTTTTGACGGATACACATCCAAAAGTTCAGTCAGCTGGGCAGCTGGCACTTCAGCAG GTTGGAAGCGTCATAAAGAACCCAGAGATATCCTCTCTTGTCCCCACTCTTCTATTGGCCTTAACAGATCCGAATGAGTACACACGACATTCTCTCGACATCCTTCTTCAA ACAACATTCGTAAATTCTGTTGATGCCCCTTCACTTGCACTATTGGTACCAATAGTCCATAGAGGATTAAGAGAAAGGAGTTCTGAAACGAAAAAGAAAGCTTCCCAAATTGTTGGTAATATGTGTTCTTTGGTGACAGAGCCAAAGGATATGATTCCTTACATAGGATTGCTGCTTCCCGAGGTTAAAAAG GTTCTTGTGGATCCAATTCCCGAGGTACGTTCTGTGGCAGCAAGGGCTGTAGGGTCACTTATCAGAGGAATGGGAGAGGACAATTTCCCAGATCTTGTTCCATGGCTATTCGAGACTCTAAAATCTGATACAAGCAATGTTGAAAGATCTGGAGCTGCTCAGGGTTTAAGTGAG GTTTTAGCAGCTCTTGGGACAGAGTACTTTGAAAATGTACTTCCTGATCTCATTCGTCATTGTTCTCATCAAAAAGCATCAGTCCGGGATGGTTACCTTACGCTTTTCAAG TTCTTACCAAGGTCCTTGGGTGCTCAATTCCAAAACTACTTGCAGCTTGTGTTACCAGCCATTCTGGATG GTCTTGCCGATGAGAATGAATCTGTTCGTGATGCAGCCCTGGGGGCTGGCCATGTACTGGTGGAGCACCATGCAATAAC GTCtctgcctcttcttcttccagcTGTAGAGGATGGTATTTTTAATGACAATTGGCGAATCCGTCAAAGTTCCGTTGAACTGCTTGGGGATCTATTGTTCAAG GTTGCTGGTACTTCGGGTAAAGCTCTACTGGAGGGTGGAAGTGATGATGAAGGTGCAAGTACTGAAGCGCAGGGTCGAGCAATTATTGATATTTTAGGAATGGACAAGCGCAATGAAGTTCTTGCTGCCTTATATATGGTCCGGACTGATGTTAGTTTGTCTGTTCGTCAG GCGGCACTACATGTATGGAAAACCATCGTCGCAAATACACCAAAAACATTGAAGGAAATAATGCCAATCTTGATGAGTACATTAATATCGTCTTTAGCATCACCATCCTCTGAGAGGCGGCAG GTAGCAGGAAGATCACTTGGAGAGCTTGTCAGGAAGCTTGGTGAAAGGGTGCTTCCTCTTATCATTCCAATCTTAGCCAAAGGGCTGAAAGATCCGGATGTTGACAAACGACAA GGAGTATGCATTGGCCTGAATGAAGTGATGGCAAGTGCTGGGAGAAGTCAGTTGCTGAGTTTCATGGATCAGCTCATCCCCACGATTCGGACAGCACTTTGTGATAG TTCTCTTGAGGTTCGTGAATCTGCTGGACTAGCATTCAGCACTCTGTACAAG AGCGCTGGATTGCAAGCAATGGATGAGATTATCCCAACTCTTCTGGAAGCATTAGAAGATGATGAAATGTCTAATACTGCCCTGGACGGGCTTAAACAAATAATAAG TGTTAGGACAGCTGCTGTTCTTCCACATATCTTGCCCAAGCTTGTTCATCTACCTCTCTC TGCCTTAAATGCACATGCTATTGGAGCCTTAGCCGAAGTTGCGGGTGCTGGTTTTAACACTCATCTCGGGACCATACTTCCTGCTTTGCTCTCTGCAATGGGAGATGAAAATAAG GAAGTACAAGAATTGGCACAAGAGGCAGCACAGAGGGTGGTTCTTGTGATCGACGAAGAAGGAGTGGAAACTCTATTATCAGAACTTCTCAAAGGAGTGTCTGATAGTCAG GCATCAATAAGAAGAAGTTCCTCCTATCTGATTGGTTACTTCTTCAAGAGTAGCAAGCTTTACTTGGTTGATGAAGCTCCAAACATGATATCTACCTTGATTGTTATGCTCAGTGATTCTGATTCAACAACTGTTGCG GTTTCCTGGGAAGCCTTGGCTAGGGTTATTGGTTCAGTTCCAAAGGAAGTACTTCCTTCATATATAAAACTTGTACGTGATGCTGTATCTACAGCTAGGGACAAAGAGCGCAGAAAGCGGAAG GGAGGATATGTTGTTATTTCGGGTTTATGCCTTCCTAAATCCCTTAAGCCATTACTTCCAGTATTTTTACAG GGTCTAATTAGTGGATCAGCCGAGTTAAGAGAGCAAGCTGCACTTGGTCTTGGTGAACTTATTGAAGTTACTAGCGAGGAAGCATTGAAGGAGTTCGTCATACCGATAACAGG GCCTCTTATTCGGATCATAGGAGATCGGTTTCCATGGCAGGTCAAGAGCGCTATCTTGGCTACATTAATCATTCTAATACAAAGGGGTGGGATGGCGCTTAAGCCGTTCCTCCCTCAACTTCAAACAACATTTGTCAAGTGTCTACAAGACTCTACAAG GACCATCCGTTCTAGTGCTGCGCTTGCCTTGGGGAAGCTTAGTGCATTAAGCACGAGGATTGACCCATTAGTTGGTGACTTGACGACTAGTTTCGTG GCTGCAGATTCTGGGGTTCGTGAGGCCATTCTATCTGCTATGAGAGGTGTAATAAAACATGCTGGGAAGAGCATTGGGCCTGCTGTTAGAATACGCATTTTTGATCTCATTAAGGAACTAATGCACAATGATGATGACCAAGTTCGAATTTTTGCCACAAGCATGCTGGGTGTCTTATCACAG TACCTAGAAGCTGCACAAGTCAGTGTTCTGCTTCAGGAAATCATTTCTTTATCTACTTCACCAAAATGGAGCTCTAGGCATGGCTCAGTTCTCTGTATTGCATCCTTGCTGAAGCACAACCCTTCGACCATTATGACATCTTCACTCTTTTCCGCAGTGTTAAATTCTCTTAAGATCTCTTTGAAAGACGAGAAG TTTCCATTACGTGAAACCTCGACAAAGGCCTTGGGAAGGCTTTTGCTACACCAACTTGCAATGGAGCCTTCCAGCACTGGAAGAGTGGTTATCGATATCCTTTCATCGATAGTCTCAGCTTTGCATGATGATTCGAGCGAGGTCCGAAGAAGAGCTCTCTCTTCACTTAAAGCTTTTGCAAAA aataACCCGGCAGCAACTATTGCCAATGTCAGTGTTATAGGCCCTCCGCTTGCTGAATGTTTGAAGGATGGAAGCACACCAGTGAGACTTGCTGCCGAAAGATGTGCTATGCACGTGTTCCAGTTAACAAAGG GCGCAGAAAATGTTCAAGCAGCTCAAAAATATATCACAGGATTGGATGCCCGACGGTTATCCAAGTTGCCTGAACAAAG CGATGACAGCGACGATAGTGAAGATGATGATGGGCGTGGGTAG